The DNA region TACAGTGAGCAGGATGGAAACGACTGAGGCACCCATCGCGATATTGACCACCCTTTGGATCTGGTCATTTTTGGCTGCTTTAACAGCGGTTGCAATTTCAGGTGCAACAGCAATGATCGCAATGATCAAACCGGCAAGTCCAGCGGATATCCCAAAATCTTTTGCCATCTTGATACCATCCGTTGCAAACACTTCTGCACCTATAGAAATGATAGCGATGAGTACAAAGATGGTAATGAAATTTCCTATATTGTTAAATCTTTCAAAAATATAAACACTGGCTACTTCTTCTTCCTCTTTACCTTCTTCTTGTCGTTTTCTCAGTCTGAACATCCTGCTTCTTGCTGTTGCTTTGAAGAAGTGTGTATGGGTTCTTGTCTGAAAAATAAAAATAATAATATAAAAAAACATCAAGGCTACCGCAATGATCATACTCACCTCTTTGAGTACGGATTCGTCATGCTCAGTCTGATTGAGCAGGCTTGGTACAAGTAATGCAAGGGCGGTAACCAATAGTATAGTGGTGTAGGTACTGGAAGTTTCTTTGTTATGTTCCTGCTCGGTAAATTTCAATCCACCGATAAATACTGCAAGCCCTAAGAGTACATTCATATCTACGATCACAGCCGAGATAATACCGCCTTTGACGGTCTCTACCACTTTTGGATCATGTAAGGCTTGAAGTAAAATGATGTAGAGAAGTATGATCTCAACAATAACCGCACTGAATGTCAGGACAAAACTGGCATAGGGTTCTTCAAGTCTCTGAGAAAGTATTTCAGCAACTTCTGAAACCGTTAATGAGAGTGTAGCAATACCCAATGCTGCAAAAGAAGTAGCCAGATAACTATTTCCATATTGATGTAGAATGATCGCTGCAACTATAGCGATCAAACCTACGATAATATCCCAATAGTCTTCTATATATTCTTCAAAATGTATCTTTTTCATTGTGTCTGTTGTATCCATAAATCTTCTCTTTTATAATAAAATAATAGTTGCAAGTCCAAGAAAACTGAAAAATCCAACTACATCCGTTACCGTTGTTAAAAGAACAGTAGAACCTATGGCCGGGTCTACACCGAATTTTTTGAGCGTCAAGGGAATTACTGCACCGAAGAATCCGGCAGAAAAAAGATTCACTATCATCGCCATACCTATGACGATACCAAGCATAGGCATTTGAAACCACATGTAAGCGATCACACCCATAGTTACAGCATACACAACACCATTCATCAATGAGATGAAAACCTCTTTATAGATGGTTTTTTTTGCCTCATCTGCTTCTATATCTCCGAGTGCCATCTGTCTTACTGTAACTGTCAGTGTTTGTGTCCCGGCATTGCCTCCCATAGAAGCAACGATAGGCATTAAAATGGCGAGTGCAACAAGGGATTGAAGTGTTGTATCAAAAAGTCCGATGACCAGGGATGCGGCAATAGCTGTTAAAAGGTTAAGCCCCAGCCAAAGTCCTCTTGATCGGCCGATCTTCCAGATACTCTCCTCTTGTTCGGCTGTATCATTAACACCGGCAAGGTTATAGATCTGTTCTGTTGCACCTTCTTCTATGATATCATAGATGTCATCTGCGGTGATACGACCCATGAGGATACCTCTTTGATTCACTACGGCGATCACACTGAGGTCATAGTTGGCAACCGTTTCGATCACATTTTTTATCTCCTCATGCGGGTCAACAGAAATAGTGATCTTTCCTTCTTCTATGACATCCCTGTAGAGCTCTTTAGGTCCATGAAGAATAAGATCTTCCAGAGGTATCATACCGACGAACTTTCTCTTATTTGAAACAACAAATACATGATGTACATTGTCGATCTCTCTGTTTGCTTTCATCTTTTTGAGACGGAGTATTGAAGCGCCAATGGTTTCATCCAGATGCGCTTCAAAGACTTCTGTTTGCATATAAGAACCGGCTTCATGGTCTTCATATGATATGAGTTCTTCGATGGTATCCCTGTCCTCATCTGAGAGATTGGACATAATGGCATCTGCTTTCTCTTCATCTACTTCTTCAATATGCTGTATCAAGACCGCTGCATCATCCGTATCGAGTGATTCAGTCAGTTTCGCAAGTTTTTTAGGACCATAATTGGTATAGAGTTCTTCTTGGAATGATTTTGGTAATTCTACGAGTACTTCTGCCAAAAGTGTACTCGGTAGTTTATTTAAAGATGCAGTATAGAGATCATTGTCAACTTCCCTGATCTCAATGAGTAGATCAGCGATATCAAAAGGGTGTACCCCAATGTCAATACCTTCATTATAGTGATGTATATGTTGCTCTAATGTATCTAATTTTTGTAAAATTTCTTCATTCATTGATATTTTCTCTCTAGCGTAAGTGGAGTGCACCTATGTATCCTTGATGTACATTTATGATCGCTTTAACGTGTATAAACTATATGATTATAGCTTAGTATCAGTTATGTTTTTGCTTATTATAAGGCTATAAAAAAGAGATATAACACTTCTTCAATTTCTCTTTTTTCAGATATCCCAATTTCATAAGAGATATAAAATATATGTATATATAATAAAGAATTTATCTATTGCTACCTAAGCTCAAATCAATATTTCAGAAAGTAAAATAAATATAGATAATATAAAGGAATAATAATGGCAACAGTAACTTCCCATGGTGCGGCTAAAGTAGTAACCGGCTCCTGTCATTTGCTTGCGATCGAGCACGGACCTCGTATTCTTATTGATTGTGGTATGTTTCAAGGACCTGAAGAGGACCGAAACTATTCTGCATTTGGTTTTGATCCATCCGAGATAGATTATCTTCTTATCACACATGCGCACCTTGACCATGTAGGACGCATCCCTAAACTGGTCAAAGAAGGGTTCAGGGGTGTGATCTATGCAACGGAAGCCACACGTGATATTGCTGAAATTATACTCCTTGACAGTGCCAAGATCATGAAAGAGGATTTTGAGACCAATTATAGAAAAGCACAGCGAAAAGGAAAAGAAGACGAGGTCATGGCACCTTTGTATGATGAAGATGATGTGGAAGCAGCATTTGATCTTGCTTGGGAATATCCGGAGTATGATAACACGGTTACCATTCTGGATTCTCTTAAGGTGACCTATCGTAATGCAGGACATATACTTGGTGCCGCATTCATAGAGATCACCTATAAGGAAGACAGTGTAGAGCAGACCATTGTATTTTCCGGAGATATAGGCAATGATAAGAATTTGGTCATGGAAAATCTAGCAAAGTGTCCCTATGCGAATTATCTCTATGTAGAATCTACCTATGGTGACCGTAACCATAAAGATCTGGATGCGAGTATCGTAGAGTTCAAACGTGTGATCATCGATACCTTGCGTGATTGGGGTAATGTATTGATCCCTTCATTTGCTGTGGAGCGTACACAAGAGATATTGATCATTTTAAAAGAGATGCATGACAGAAAAGAATTGCCCCATTGCAAGATCTTTTTAGACAGCCCTATGGCTACACGTGCCACTGAAGTCTATAACAACTACAGTGATCTTCTCAGTGAGAAGTGTCAGGAGTACAAAAAAAGAGATGGAACGGTGTTTGATTTTGAAAGTCTTATCTATACACCAGATGTAGAAGGGTCCAGAGCCATTAATGAAGTAGATACCCGTGCCATTATCATAGCAGGGAGTGGTATGTGTACGGGAGGAAGGATCATACATCACTTTAAAAACCGTCTTTGGAATCCTAAAAATGCTGTTATATTTGTAGGATATCAGGCGATTGGAACGTTGGGACGTCATATCGTTGATGGTGCACGATGGGTCAAGATATTTAATGAGGATATCTTGATCAAAGCAAGTGTGCATACGATCAACGGATTTTCAGCACATGCAGACCAGGAGGGGATTATCAAATGGATATCACAGATGGAGGATCTCTATCGTATCTATCTTATACATGGAGAAGAGGACAAACAGACTATATTACGAAGTGTTATTGAAAATGCGCTAGATAAAAAAGCACATATTGTAGAACCTGAAGAAGTGATTTATCTGGGATAATATGTGGTTCTCCCTCGCTCATCTGTAAAGTGAACGAGGCGAAGCATCAGGGACTCTTATTTTTTCTTTTTTGCTACTTTCTCTGCTTTTTCTTTTTTCTTATAGTCTTTTATATGCTTCTTAACTTCTTGTTTTAGCTCTTTCTTGAGCATGCTGTCCATTTGTTTTTTAATGTACTTTTTAATTTGTTTCTTCTCAATCATACTTTCTCCTTTAATATGTATAGGCTAAGTCTAATCA from Sulfurovum xiamenensis includes:
- a CDS encoding calcium:proton antiporter, producing the protein MDTTDTMKKIHFEEYIEDYWDIIVGLIAIVAAIILHQYGNSYLATSFAALGIATLSLTVSEVAEILSQRLEEPYASFVLTFSAVIVEIILLYIILLQALHDPKVVETVKGGIISAVIVDMNVLLGLAVFIGGLKFTEQEHNKETSSTYTTILLVTALALLVPSLLNQTEHDESVLKEVSMIIAVALMFFYIIIFIFQTRTHTHFFKATARSRMFRLRKRQEEGKEEEEVASVYIFERFNNIGNFITIFVLIAIISIGAEVFATDGIKMAKDFGISAGLAGLIIAIIAVAPEIATAVKAAKNDQIQRVVNIAMGASVVSILLTVPILLGLAHLSGINLFLDFNPLQIGALIMTIILAWKSTEEGQTNYFEGLSHLMFFVCYAIIAAYY
- the mgtE gene encoding magnesium transporter, with protein sequence MHSTYAREKISMNEEILQKLDTLEQHIHHYNEGIDIGVHPFDIADLLIEIREVDNDLYTASLNKLPSTLLAEVLVELPKSFQEELYTNYGPKKLAKLTESLDTDDAAVLIQHIEEVDEEKADAIMSNLSDEDRDTIEELISYEDHEAGSYMQTEVFEAHLDETIGASILRLKKMKANREIDNVHHVFVVSNKRKFVGMIPLEDLILHGPKELYRDVIEEGKITISVDPHEEIKNVIETVANYDLSVIAVVNQRGILMGRITADDIYDIIEEGATEQIYNLAGVNDTAEQEESIWKIGRSRGLWLGLNLLTAIAASLVIGLFDTTLQSLVALAILMPIVASMGGNAGTQTLTVTVRQMALGDIEADEAKKTIYKEVFISLMNGVVYAVTMGVIAYMWFQMPMLGIVIGMAMIVNLFSAGFFGAVIPLTLKKFGVDPAIGSTVLLTTVTDVVGFFSFLGLATIILL
- a CDS encoding MBL fold metallo-hydrolase RNA specificity domain-containing protein; protein product: MATVTSHGAAKVVTGSCHLLAIEHGPRILIDCGMFQGPEEDRNYSAFGFDPSEIDYLLITHAHLDHVGRIPKLVKEGFRGVIYATEATRDIAEIILLDSAKIMKEDFETNYRKAQRKGKEDEVMAPLYDEDDVEAAFDLAWEYPEYDNTVTILDSLKVTYRNAGHILGAAFIEITYKEDSVEQTIVFSGDIGNDKNLVMENLAKCPYANYLYVESTYGDRNHKDLDASIVEFKRVIIDTLRDWGNVLIPSFAVERTQEILIILKEMHDRKELPHCKIFLDSPMATRATEVYNNYSDLLSEKCQEYKKRDGTVFDFESLIYTPDVEGSRAINEVDTRAIIIAGSGMCTGGRIIHHFKNRLWNPKNAVIFVGYQAIGTLGRHIVDGARWVKIFNEDILIKASVHTINGFSAHADQEGIIKWISQMEDLYRIYLIHGEEDKQTILRSVIENALDKKAHIVEPEEVIYLG